Part of the Candidatus Eremiobacterota bacterium genome is shown below.
CCCCCACGCTGCGCGCGGGGCCCCCACGATAGACCTCGCAACAACGTGACGGCGGTTTCTCGATTCCTCTGTGCTCGGTCCATCACCGTTGTCTCGTGAGATAGTCTTTGGCGAAGTAGGTGATGATGACGTCGGCGCCGGCGCGCACCATCGCGGTGAGCGTCTCGTCGACTGCGCGCGCTTCGTCGATCCAGCCGCGCTCCGCGGCCGCTTTGAGCATCGCGTACTCGCCGCTGACGTGGTACACCGCGACCGGGAGGTCGGTGATCTCGCGCACCGCGCGCACGACGTCGAGATACGCCATCGCCGGCTTGACCATCACCACGTCGGCGCCTTCCTCGACGTCGAGCCGCACTTCTTTGAGCGCCTCACGCACGTTGGCCGGATCCATCTGGTAGGTGCGCCGGTCGCCGAACGACGGCGTCGACTCGGCGGCTTCGCGGAACGGGCCGTAGAACGCCGACGCGTACTTCGCCGCGTACGACATGATCGCGGTCTTGCTGAACCCTTCGCCGTCGAGCGCGCGGCGAATCGCGGCGACCCGGCCGTCCATCATGTCGGAGGGCGCGACGACGTCGACGCCGGCGCGCGCGTAGCTCAGCGCGGTCTTCGCGAGCACCTCGAGCGTCAGATCGTTGTCGACGTCGCCGGCGGGATCCAGAATTCCGCAGTGGCCGTGGTCGGTGTACTCGCAGTTGCACAAGTCCGCGATCACCAGCAGGTGCGGGAGCGCGTCCTTGATCGCGCCCGCCGCGCGCTGCACGACGCCGCTCGGGTCGTAGTTGATCGTCGCGTACGGGTCTTTGCGCGCGGTCTCAGGGATGCCGAACAGCAGGACCGCGCGCACGCCGGCAGCGTCGAGCTCGCGGCACTCGCGCACGAGCGTGTCGACCGACCAGCGCGAGACGCCGGGCATCGAGCCGATCGGCTGCACGACCCCTTCGCCTTCCACCACGAACAGCGGCTGCACGAGCCCGTCGCGGTTGACGCGCGTCTCGCGCACCAGCGCGCGCATCCCGGCGCTGCCGCGCAGCCGGCGCGGCCGCGCGATCAGCTCGGCACCTTGAACCCGTCGAAGCGTCTCCTCCGCCTGCCGAAGGGTCATGATCCGTTCTCCAAGACGAAACGCGTCACGCTCTGCACGAATGCTCCAACTTCGGCGGCGGGTGCGACGACGTCGGGCGGCCAGCCGTGCGCCCCCGCCGTCTCCGACGAGGACGGGCCCATCGCCGCGACGAGGGGCCGGTGACCGCGCGCCCGCAGCCCGCCCAGGTATTCGGCGACCGCGCCGACCGATCCCGACGAGGGGAACAGGATCACGGCCGGGACTCGTCCGGCGAGCGCCGCCGCCGCCGCCGCGCTGTCCGGCGCCTCGACGACCTCCGCGCCCGCGTCGCGCAGCGCCGGGGCGATCCGGCTTGGCCGGTCCTGCGTCCGCGGCAGCAGGAAGACCCGGCCGCTCAGCGGCCCGCCGCCGAGCAGCGCGACCGCGCCCGCGGCGAGCAGCTCGTGCGCGAGCTCGACCCCGACCGCTTCGGCCGACCCCAGGTCGCCCTCGGCGACGGCCGCCTCGCGCGAGGAGCGCAGCACCTGGCCTCCGTCCGGCGCGGCGACGGCGCCGACGACCCGGAGGCGACCGCCGGCCCACCTGGCATGGCACCCGATCGGGGCCTGACATCCGCCGCGCAGCGTGCGCAGGAACGCGCGCTCCGCGCGCACCGCGAGCGAGGTGGGCGGGTCGGTGAGGATCGCGTCGAGCCGGGCCGCAAGGGGGTCGCCGGCCCGCGTCTCGACCGCGAGCGCGCCCTGCCCGACCGCCGGGGTGAGCTGGTGCGGCTCGAACGGCACGGTGTGCGCCGCCCGCAGGCCGAGCCGGTTCAGCCCGGCGCAAGCCAGCACCAGCGCCTCGTACTGCCCTTCGCGCAGCTTGCGCAGCCGGGTGTCGACGTTGCCCCG
Proteins encoded:
- the hemB gene encoding porphobilinogen synthase, which translates into the protein MTLRQAEETLRRVQGAELIARPRRLRGSAGMRALVRETRVNRDGLVQPLFVVEGEGVVQPIGSMPGVSRWSVDTLVRECRELDAAGVRAVLLFGIPETARKDPYATINYDPSGVVQRAAGAIKDALPHLLVIADLCNCEYTDHGHCGILDPAGDVDNDLTLEVLAKTALSYARAGVDVVAPSDMMDGRVAAIRRALDGEGFSKTAIMSYAAKYASAFYGPFREAAESTPSFGDRRTYQMDPANVREALKEVRLDVEEGADVVMVKPAMAYLDVVRAVREITDLPVAVYHVSGEYAMLKAAAERGWIDEARAVDETLTAMVRAGADVIITYFAKDYLTRQR